In Isoptericola jiangsuensis, the following proteins share a genomic window:
- the dut gene encoding dUTP diphosphatase, whose translation MPHDPNLSATDPSTVDVLVTLLDGVPAPSYAHPGDAGADLVTTVDVELGPGERTLVPTGIAIALPEGYAAFVHPRSGLAAKHGVTVVNAPGTIDAGYRGEVKVILANTDPRETVRLRRGDRVAQLVVQKVEHARFLVARTLPGSHRGEGGFGSSGGFGRA comes from the coding sequence GTGCCTCATGACCCGAACCTGTCGGCGACCGACCCGAGCACGGTGGACGTGCTGGTGACCCTGCTCGACGGCGTCCCCGCCCCGTCGTACGCCCACCCGGGTGACGCGGGCGCCGACCTGGTGACCACCGTCGACGTCGAGCTCGGCCCCGGCGAGCGGACGCTGGTGCCCACCGGGATCGCGATCGCGCTGCCCGAGGGCTACGCCGCGTTCGTGCACCCCCGCTCGGGCCTCGCGGCCAAGCACGGTGTCACGGTCGTCAACGCCCCGGGCACGATCGACGCGGGCTACCGCGGCGAGGTCAAGGTGATCCTCGCGAACACCGACCCGCGCGAGACGGTGCGGCTGCGGCGGGGCGACCGGGTCGCCCAGCTGGTCGTCCAGAAGGTCGAGCACGCCCGCTTCCTGGTCGCCCGGACCCTGCCGGGGTCGCACCGCGGCGAGGGCGGGTTCGGCTCCAGCGGAGGGTTCGGCCGGGCCTGA
- a CDS encoding DUF5998 family protein: MPSATTRKNLRDELDAHIYRAGYYPDLVTDVVDVALADETVLAHLVQAETTFDSQVRRHLTVLALTPTRLVTAHVDDHEGDAANPSSAAATTEAVPLAEIRSVALTHVVAEPAEHRPGDSAAELTLAIGWGAVSRIDLEPAQCPDPGCDADHGFTGQMTPDDVVVRVSSAAEGRDAVRRAMAFARELSAATGTGGRATR, from the coding sequence GTGCCTTCCGCGACCACCCGCAAGAACCTCCGTGACGAGCTCGACGCCCACATCTACCGTGCGGGCTACTACCCCGACCTCGTGACCGACGTCGTCGACGTGGCCCTCGCCGACGAGACGGTCCTCGCGCACCTCGTGCAGGCCGAGACGACCTTCGACAGCCAGGTGCGCCGCCACCTCACCGTGCTGGCGCTGACGCCGACCCGCCTGGTGACCGCGCACGTCGACGACCACGAGGGCGACGCCGCGAACCCGTCCTCGGCCGCCGCCACCACCGAGGCGGTGCCGCTGGCCGAGATCCGGTCCGTGGCGCTCACCCACGTCGTGGCCGAGCCCGCCGAGCACCGGCCGGGGGACAGCGCCGCCGAGCTGACGCTCGCGATCGGCTGGGGCGCGGTCTCGCGCATCGACCTGGAGCCCGCGCAGTGCCCCGACCCGGGATGCGACGCCGACCACGGGTTCACCGGACAGATGACGCCCGACGACGTCGTGGTGCGGGTGAGCAGCGCCGCCGAGGGGCGGGACGCCGTGCGCCGGGCCATGGCCTTCGCGCGCGAGCTGTCCGCCGCCACCGGGACGGGCGGGCGCGCCACCCGATGA
- a CDS encoding trimeric intracellular cation channel family protein, whose translation METLAAGTTVLELVAVFVSAVSGGLAAVRKKFDVFGVLVLAWVCGLGGGILRDVLIGDTPPVGISQWPLVVAAVGAGLVTCVLHPGLARLRRSVIVLDAAALSLFVVQGTTKSLELGAGLLASVVVGVLTGVGGGVLRDMLVGEVPLIFADRQLYAIPAILGAGAVGLLWTADLWSWWTAVLVAVVVLGFRLLALWRGWLVPHVGVGWTGRWGRDSGSMDT comes from the coding sequence ATGGAGACTCTGGCCGCCGGAACGACGGTCCTCGAGCTGGTCGCGGTGTTCGTCTCGGCCGTCTCGGGCGGGCTCGCCGCCGTGCGCAAGAAGTTCGACGTGTTCGGGGTCCTCGTCCTGGCCTGGGTGTGCGGCCTGGGCGGCGGGATCCTGCGCGACGTCCTCATCGGGGACACCCCGCCCGTCGGCATCTCCCAGTGGCCGCTGGTCGTCGCGGCCGTCGGCGCCGGGCTCGTCACCTGCGTCCTGCACCCGGGCCTCGCGCGGCTGCGGCGCAGCGTCATCGTGCTCGACGCCGCCGCGCTGTCCCTGTTCGTCGTCCAGGGCACCACCAAGTCCCTCGAGCTCGGCGCCGGGCTCCTCGCGTCCGTCGTGGTGGGCGTCCTGACCGGCGTGGGCGGCGGCGTGCTGCGCGACATGCTCGTGGGGGAGGTGCCGCTCATCTTCGCCGACCGGCAGCTCTACGCCATCCCCGCCATCCTGGGCGCCGGGGCGGTCGGCCTGCTGTGGACGGCCGACCTGTGGTCCTGGTGGACGGCCGTCCTCGTCGCGGTCGTCGTGCTCGGCTTCCGGCTGCTGGCGCTGTGGCGGGGCTGGCTCGTGCCGCACGTCGGGGTGGGATGGACCGGCCGGTGGGGTCGCGACTCGGGCAGTATGGACACGTGA
- a CDS encoding thymidine kinase translates to MAELVFFSGTMDSGKSTLALQTDHNHRARGRRGIIFTRDDRAGASRLSSRLGLEVDAREVGDDTDFWAVIEAEGREGRPVDYLVCDEAQFYSPEQVEQLARLVDETEIDVFAFGITADFRTRLFPGSARLVELADRVEVLQVRSLCWCGARATHNARTVDGVMVVEGDQVVVGDVRSGAGEVAYEVLCRRHHMRRMTADAARRRAPATGTLLDVP, encoded by the coding sequence ATGGCCGAGCTCGTCTTCTTCTCCGGGACCATGGACTCCGGCAAGTCCACCCTGGCGCTGCAGACCGACCACAACCACCGGGCGCGCGGCCGGCGCGGCATCATCTTCACGCGCGACGACCGCGCCGGTGCGTCCCGGCTGTCGTCCCGGCTCGGGCTGGAGGTGGACGCCCGCGAGGTCGGTGACGACACCGACTTCTGGGCCGTCATCGAGGCCGAGGGGCGCGAGGGGCGGCCCGTGGACTACCTGGTGTGCGACGAGGCGCAGTTCTACTCGCCGGAGCAGGTGGAGCAGCTCGCGCGGCTCGTCGACGAGACCGAGATCGACGTGTTCGCCTTCGGGATCACCGCCGACTTCCGCACCCGCCTGTTCCCGGGTTCCGCGCGGCTCGTCGAGCTCGCGGACCGCGTCGAGGTGCTCCAGGTCCGTTCGCTGTGCTGGTGCGGGGCGCGGGCCACGCACAACGCGCGCACGGTGGACGGCGTCATGGTGGTCGAGGGCGACCAGGTCGTCGTCGGGGACGTGCGCTCCGGCGCCGGCGAGGTGGCGTACGAGGTGCTGTGCCGCCGCCACCACATGCGCCGCATGACGGCCGACGCCGCCCGGAGGCGCGCGCCGGCCACCGGCACGCTGCTCGACGTGCCCTGA
- a CDS encoding inositol monophosphatase family protein, which yields MTTSPRVPSEPDVAALRDLARRLALEAGALVRGGRPDRVEVAATKSSDVDPVTAMDRASEELLRRRIAVHRPHDAVLGEEGGSAAGTSGLTWVVDPIDGTVNYLYGVSSWAVSVAVVAGDPDPASWTVLAGAVHSVVDGVTWSAGRGQGADRDGTAVQVRSAASLQTCLVGTGFGYDADRRAHQAQVLVHVLPRVRDVRRLGSAAIDLCLVADGSLDLYYERGLNPWDMAAGGLVAAEAGARVSGLHGAPATSDMTVAGVAERQAELVALLESAGADAPGR from the coding sequence GTGACCACCTCACCGCGCGTCCCGTCCGAGCCCGACGTCGCCGCCCTGCGGGACCTGGCCCGTCGCCTGGCCCTGGAGGCCGGCGCGCTGGTCCGCGGCGGCCGCCCCGACCGGGTGGAGGTCGCCGCCACGAAGTCCAGCGACGTCGACCCCGTGACCGCGATGGACCGGGCCTCCGAGGAGCTCCTGCGGCGCCGGATCGCCGTGCACCGGCCGCACGACGCGGTGCTGGGGGAGGAGGGCGGCTCCGCAGCGGGGACCAGCGGCCTCACGTGGGTGGTCGACCCGATCGACGGGACCGTCAACTACCTCTACGGCGTCAGCTCGTGGGCCGTGTCCGTCGCCGTGGTCGCCGGTGACCCGGACCCCGCGTCGTGGACCGTCCTGGCCGGGGCCGTGCACTCGGTCGTGGACGGCGTCACGTGGTCGGCGGGCCGCGGTCAGGGCGCCGACCGGGACGGGACCGCGGTGCAGGTCCGCTCGGCGGCCTCCTTGCAGACCTGCCTGGTGGGCACCGGGTTCGGGTACGACGCCGACCGCCGGGCCCACCAGGCGCAGGTGCTCGTGCACGTGCTGCCCCGCGTGCGCGACGTGCGCCGTCTGGGGTCGGCCGCGATCGACCTGTGCCTCGTCGCCGACGGCTCCCTCGACCTCTACTACGAGCGCGGACTGAACCCGTGGGACATGGCGGCGGGCGGTCTCGTGGCCGCCGAGGCGGGTGCCCGCGTGTCCGGCCTGCACGGCGCGCCGGCGACGTCGGACATGACCGTGGCGGGCGTCGCGGAGCGTCAGGCCGAGCTGGTCGCGCTGCTCGAGTCCGCGGGAGCCGACGCCCCCGGTCGTTGA
- a CDS encoding alkaline phosphatase family protein, which translates to MSTIVLPDDLTAPSYGTGSLAAVLPAVAGSLGIDVTTATGIESGTARAALGLPDARRVVVVLVDGLGMHNLAERGGHAPFLRGLLRDGRTVTTSAPSTTAAALATFGTGTSPGLTGMLGYTQRNPATGGLATLVSWTEQSDPYRPGPKMSGTFGVDPQDLQREPTVLEQIGAALPVVAPGRAKFAGSGMTRAALRGPRHVVAERAADAVDATVRALRAEGLVYLYLGDVDKTGHRDGPDSWQWGHALEEVDGELRRLARSVPRGTVVVVTADHGMVATDPARQHDVATHPELARDVALLGGEPRFGHVYAAPGADVAALATRWADALGDDALVVTGADAVAAGWFGPVADHVRPVVGDVLAVARGRATVVDSRIHPAPARQMPGVHGSLTPTEMHVPLLVAA; encoded by the coding sequence ATGAGCACGATCGTCCTGCCGGACGACCTCACGGCGCCCTCGTACGGCACGGGATCGCTCGCCGCGGTGCTGCCCGCCGTCGCCGGCAGCCTCGGGATCGACGTCACCACCGCCACCGGCATCGAGTCCGGGACCGCCCGCGCCGCGCTCGGCCTGCCCGACGCCCGCCGGGTCGTCGTCGTGCTCGTCGACGGCCTCGGGATGCACAACCTCGCCGAGCGGGGCGGCCACGCCCCGTTCCTTCGGGGCCTGCTGCGCGACGGCCGCACCGTGACCACGAGCGCGCCCTCCACCACGGCGGCGGCGCTGGCGACGTTCGGCACCGGCACCTCGCCCGGCCTGACGGGCATGCTGGGCTACACCCAGCGCAACCCCGCGACCGGTGGCCTGGCGACCCTCGTGTCGTGGACCGAGCAGTCCGACCCGTACCGGCCCGGACCCAAGATGTCCGGCACGTTCGGCGTCGACCCGCAGGACCTGCAGCGCGAGCCGACGGTCCTGGAGCAGATCGGGGCCGCGCTCCCCGTCGTCGCGCCCGGCCGCGCCAAGTTCGCCGGGTCCGGCATGACGCGCGCCGCGCTGCGCGGCCCGCGCCACGTCGTCGCGGAACGGGCCGCGGACGCCGTCGACGCCACCGTGCGGGCCCTGCGCGCCGAGGGCCTGGTGTACCTCTACCTCGGCGACGTCGACAAGACCGGCCACCGCGACGGCCCCGACTCGTGGCAGTGGGGGCACGCCCTGGAGGAGGTCGACGGCGAGCTGCGCCGCCTCGCCCGGTCCGTCCCGCGCGGCACGGTGGTCGTCGTCACCGCCGACCACGGGATGGTCGCCACCGACCCGGCGCGCCAGCACGACGTCGCCACGCACCCCGAGCTCGCGCGGGACGTCGCCCTGCTGGGCGGCGAGCCGCGGTTCGGCCACGTCTACGCCGCGCCCGGCGCGGACGTCGCGGCGCTCGCCACCCGCTGGGCCGACGCCCTCGGCGACGACGCGCTGGTGGTCACGGGTGCCGACGCGGTCGCGGCCGGCTGGTTCGGTCCCGTCGCCGACCACGTCCGGCCCGTCGTCGGGGACGTGCTGGCCGTGGCCCGGGGCCGCGCCACCGTCGTCGACTCGCGGATCCACCCGGCGCCCGCCCGGCAGATGCCCGGCGTGCACGGGTCGCTCACCCCCACCGAGATGCACGTCCCGCTGCTCGTCGCGGCCTGA
- the sepH gene encoding septation protein SepH yields the protein MAELELVTLHEDAERLVLRGPGGVEHTLAITEALRAAVRRDRPRTEALRAQSEATLRPREVQARLRAGASAEELAAESGLPLEHVQRYEWPVVAERDHVVAQVRSHRVDPESATTLGELADRRLVARGVERDGATWSARREGSAPWQVEVRFVAGDRERTATWSFDPRGRAVQSVDDEARWLGQPDDPLSPEILGVPAGRPAARRPVPADDSTARLLDDLADRRGQRPSRNRPGRPDPEAPGDRDAEGPDDADPAPARIVDLGARRDAGRSGPPEPVPVGADAASGHEPGPVPRDAADPPADHDDSSGRQGPDVATQGVLDDDLGADAPPARPRPTIDAARTVVGEVPAPPSPPSADAKPSAARRGGRKGRPQVPSWDEIVFGGARPSSP from the coding sequence ATGGCCGAGCTGGAGCTCGTGACGCTGCACGAGGACGCCGAGCGCCTGGTCCTGCGCGGGCCCGGGGGCGTCGAGCACACCCTGGCGATCACCGAGGCCCTGCGGGCCGCGGTGCGGCGCGACCGGCCGCGGACGGAGGCGCTGCGCGCCCAGTCCGAGGCGACGCTGCGACCCCGCGAGGTGCAGGCGCGCCTGCGGGCGGGCGCGTCCGCGGAGGAGCTCGCCGCCGAGTCCGGGCTTCCCCTGGAGCACGTGCAGCGGTACGAGTGGCCGGTCGTGGCCGAGCGCGACCACGTCGTGGCGCAGGTGCGCTCCCACCGCGTCGACCCGGAGTCCGCCACGACCCTGGGTGAGCTGGCGGACCGGCGGCTCGTGGCGCGGGGCGTCGAACGGGACGGCGCGACCTGGTCGGCGCGCCGCGAGGGCTCGGCACCGTGGCAGGTCGAGGTCCGGTTCGTGGCGGGCGACCGCGAGCGGACCGCCACCTGGTCGTTCGACCCGCGCGGCCGGGCGGTGCAGTCGGTCGACGACGAGGCCCGGTGGCTCGGCCAGCCCGACGACCCCCTCTCGCCCGAGATCCTCGGTGTGCCCGCGGGCCGACCGGCCGCGCGTCGGCCGGTCCCGGCCGACGACTCCACGGCGCGACTCCTGGACGACCTCGCCGACCGGCGTGGGCAGCGGCCGTCGCGGAACCGCCCGGGTCGCCCTGACCCGGAGGCCCCGGGCGACCGGGACGCCGAGGGCCCGGACGACGCGGACCCCGCCCCGGCCCGGATCGTCGACCTCGGGGCGCGCCGCGACGCCGGACGCTCCGGCCCGCCGGAGCCGGTGCCCGTGGGGGCCGACGCCGCGTCCGGGCACGAGCCCGGTCCGGTGCCGCGCGACGCGGCCGACCCGCCCGCGGACCACGACGACTCGTCGGGGCGGCAGGGTCCCGACGTGGCCACGCAGGGCGTCCTCGACGACGACCTCGGCGCGGACGCCCCGCCCGCGCGGCCGCGGCCCACGATCGACGCCGCGCGCACCGTGGTCGGCGAGGTGCCGGCGCCGCCGTCCCCGCCGTCGGCGGACGCCAAGCCGTCGGCCGCGCGCCGCGGCGGCCGCAAGGGGCGCCCGCAGGTGCCGTCGTGGGACGAGATCGTGTTCGGCGGGGCGCGCCCCTCCTCCCCCTGA
- a CDS encoding DUF4193 domain-containing protein translates to MATDYDAPRKNDEDNEQDSIQELQARRSDKSSGVVDEDETEAAEGFELPGADLSGEELAVRVLPRQADEFTCSSCFLVHHRSQLAYEKQGQMICTECAA, encoded by the coding sequence ATGGCCACCGATTACGACGCACCCCGCAAGAACGACGAGGACAACGAGCAGGACTCGATCCAGGAGCTCCAGGCCCGTCGTTCCGACAAGTCGTCGGGGGTCGTCGACGAGGACGAGACCGAGGCCGCGGAAGGCTTCGAGCTCCCCGGCGCCGACCTCTCCGGCGAGGAGCTGGCCGTCCGCGTCCTGCCTCGCCAGGCGGACGAGTTCACGTGCTCGAGCTGTTTCCTCGTGCACCACCGCAGCCAGCTGGCCTACGAGAAGCAGGGCCAGATGATCTGCACCGAGTGCGCGGCCTGA
- a CDS encoding DUF3093 domain-containing protein: protein MNDVSARPGHAPEPVPAPFRERLLPGPGAWLIALGLGVIAAVIMLPLQPLMAPGVGVLVGAATVVALVATSPVVEVGDGVLRAGPARVPVDLLGRVTPIFSAEEMRVALGPDLDARAYVCLRSWARTGLRVELRDPGDPTPYWLVSTRRPDELAEALVAAGAGG from the coding sequence ATGAACGACGTGTCCGCCCGACCGGGGCACGCCCCAGAGCCCGTCCCCGCCCCCTTCCGCGAGCGGCTCCTGCCCGGTCCCGGCGCCTGGCTGATCGCCCTCGGGCTCGGGGTGATCGCCGCCGTGATCATGCTCCCGCTGCAGCCGCTCATGGCTCCCGGCGTCGGTGTCCTCGTGGGCGCGGCCACCGTGGTGGCCCTGGTGGCGACGTCCCCGGTGGTCGAGGTCGGCGACGGGGTGCTGCGGGCCGGCCCGGCCCGGGTCCCCGTGGACCTGCTGGGCCGGGTCACCCCCATCTTCAGCGCCGAGGAGATGCGGGTCGCGCTCGGTCCCGACCTCGACGCCCGCGCCTACGTGTGCCTGCGCAGCTGGGCCCGCACCGGGCTGCGGGTCGAGCTGCGGGACCCCGGCGACCCGACCCCCTACTGGCTGGTCTCGACCCGCCGCCCGGACGAGCTGGCCGAGGCGCTGGTCGCCGCGGGGGCCGGGGGCTGA